A stretch of Buteo buteo chromosome 9, bButBut1.hap1.1, whole genome shotgun sequence DNA encodes these proteins:
- the MAP3K14 gene encoding mitogen-activated protein kinase kinase kinase 14: MAVMGITCQGAPDPAIKHKKELTATKGLNETVSEKQSSVCKVEDSKKVIFHSQWKILNDVITKGTAKEETEGGCASISIIAQAECENSQEFSPTLSERSFIAHSKRYSRSDSLDQIPNNVAHATEGKMAPTCWRGRHRGKTKKKRHKKRSKLKIQTVAAHRRGPRTPEQESCTPIPVQEDESHQNILYRNNFWVSEFNKDLVYDPQPFEKPEKVLSMGKLHSPRSQYKTELHKLISPIQCLNHVWKRHYQRDSVPQPETLHPFPYNIIPPHFPHLDSPLHAMKRNALETYFHADLNYQDSEHRLSGLNIEYSFPKCVNQSMKTSSDKISVEEYLVDALKGSVSLGEPQNLASLAKTWRGGGLDPKEQFHEADENEGVLLNEKLKPVDYEYREEVHWTKCHGSLGIGSFGEVYKIEDKQTGFQCAAKKVQVEHFRAEELTTCAAITSPKVVPLYGAVKEGPWVTIFMKLMEGGSLGQLIKQSGCLPEDRALSYLGQALEGLEYLHAQNILHGDVKAENVLLSDDGSRALLCDFGHSAHLHPDGLGKCLVTGNYVPGTETHMAPEVVMGKRCDSKVDVWSSCCMMLHMLNGCHPWTQYYNHPLCLKIAKEPPPLREIPPSCNPLTAEIIKMGLEKEPLHRASASELKTKTSVALEEVGGVTSPWKGEYREPRHLSLNKENNPQTSLSPTVSPVSETSSDSKLAVKVSCVSPVLPPPSLEQTEEVEGAPWNVCKELSETWDPPPLSSTPLPLKSCSHVERATTISEQELQQLEIELFLNSLSQPYSLEEQEQMLSCLSIDSPFVSDASEKNSMKASHSLRDTMSSGIHSWNSQADGQSFSWNNLLNRSRHTDTPSYFNGVKIQIQLLSGENLHIRDFHRTKVGDIATGISSQIPVPAFSLVTKEGQPVHYDMEVPDSGIELQCTLAPDCSVSWTWRVKHGQLENRP; the protein is encoded by the exons ATGGCAGTAATGGGTATTACGTGCCAAGGAGCTCCTGATCCAGCCATCAAGCACAAGAAGGAGCTCACAGCTACCAAGGGGCTGAATGAGACAGTGAGTGAAAAGCAGAGCAGTGTTTGCAAAGTAGAAGATTCAAAGAAGGTCATCTTTCACAGTCAGTGGAAAATCCTGAATGATGTAATCACCAAAGgaacagcaaaagaagaaacagaaggaggCTGTGCATCAATTTCTATTATTGCCCAAGCAGAAT GTGAAAACAGTCAGGAGTTCAGCCCCACTTTATCAGAGAGATCCTTTATTGCTCATAGTAAGCGTTACAG CCGGTCAGACAGTCTCGATCAAATCCCTAACAATGTGGCCCATGCAACGGAGGGGAAGATGGCACCTACCTGTTGGAGAGGGAGGCATCGTGGTAAGACGAAAAAGAAACGTCACAAGAAAAGATCCAAGCTGAAAATACAAACAGTGGCTGCTCACAGACGAGGTCCCAGAACTCCAGAACAAGAGAGCTGCACCCCAATTCCCGTCCAG gaGGATGAATCACACCAAAATAttctttacagaaataatttttgggTTTCAGAATTTAACAAGGACTTGGTCTATGATCCGCAGCCGTTTGAGAAACCTGAGAAAGTTCTGTCCATGGGCAAACTCCATTCACCAAGGAGCCAATACAAAACAGAACTGCACAAGTTGATAAGCCCTATTCAGTGCCTTAATCATGTTTGGAAACGGCACTATCAGAGGGACAGTGTTCCACAGCCTGAAACTCTCCATCCTTTTCCCTACAACATAATACCCCCTCATTTCCCACATCTGGACAGTCCTCTCCATGCCATGAAACGTAATGCTCTGGAGACGTACTTCCACGCTGATCTCAACTATCAAGACAGTGAACATCGCTTATCTGGCCTAAACATAGAATATAGTTTCCCCAAATGTGTCAACCAGTCCATGAAGACCAGTTCGGACAAGATTTCTGTGGAAGAATACTTGGTAGATGCTTTGAAGGGGAGCGTGAGTCTCGGTGAACCACAAAATTTAGCCAGCCTAGCCAAGACATGGAGAGGAGGTGGTCTGGACCCAAAGGAACAATTTCATGAAGCAGATGAAAATGAAGGCGTGCTACTTAATGAG AAACTAAAGCCAGTGGATTATGAGTACCGAGAAGAGGTTCATTGGACCAAGTGTCACGGTTCTTTGGGCATTGGCTCTTTTGGAGAAGTATACAAAATAGAGGATAAACAGACAGGATTTCAGTGTGCTGCCAAAAAG GTACAAGTTGAACACTTCCGTGCAGAGGAGTTAACGACATGTGCTGCAATAACAAGTCCTAAAGTTGTCCCCTTGTATGGAGCTGTGAAGGAAGGACCTTGGGTGACCATCTTCATGAAGCTGATGGAGG GTGGCTCACTAGGTCAGCTAATTAAACAGAGTGGATGCCTGCCAGAGGACAGAGCCCTCAGTTATTTGGGCCAGGCACTAGAGGGCTTGGAGTATCTTCACGCTCAAAACATTCTCCATGGAGATGTAAAAG CGGAAAATGTGCTCTTGTCTGATGATGGAAGCAGGGCTCTTCTGTGTGACTTTGGTCACTCTGCTCACCTTCATCCAGACGGCCTGGGAAAGTGCTTGGTCACAG GGAACTATGTGCCTGGCACGGAGACTCATATGGCTCCAGAGGTGGTCATGGGAAAGCGTTGTGACTCCAAAGTGGATGTCTGGAGCAGCTGCTGTATGATGCTGCATATGCTTAATGGGTGCCACCCTTGGACACAGTATTATAATCACCCGCTCTGTCTAAAG ATAGCTAAAGAGCCACCTCCTCTGAGGGAAATTCCACCTTCCTGCAACCCTCTCACTGCTGAGATTATTAAAATGGGTCTGGAGAAAGAACCTCTTCACAGAGCATCTGCGTCTGAACTGAAAACTAAGACCAGTGTTGCCCTTGAAGAAG tgGGAGGTGTGACAAGCCCCTGGAAAGGTGAATACAGAGAGCCTAGACATTTATCtttgaacaaagaaaacaatccaCAGACGTCCCTGTCCCCCACAGTAAGCCCAGTTTCTGAGACTAGTTCTGACTCAAAATTGGCAGTCAAAGTTTCTTGTGTGAGCCCAGTCCTACCACCACCATCTCTGGAGCAAACAGAGGAGGTCGAGGGAGCCCCTTGGAATGTGTGCAAGGAGTTATCTGAGACATGGGATCCTCCACCTCTCTCCTCAACTCCTCTCCccctgaagagctgcagccatGTGGAGAGAGCAACAACCATTTCAGAACAAGAGCTTCAGCAGCTGGAAATAG AACTGTTTTTGAACAGCCTTTCACAGCCTTACTCTCTAGAAGAGCAAGAACAAATGCTTTCATGTCTCAGCATCGACAGCCCGTTTGTGTCAGATGCCAGTGAGAAG AACTCCATGAAGGCTTCTCATAGCTTGAGGGACACTATGAGCTCTGGGATTCATTCCTGGAACAGCCAGGCAGATGGGCAGAGCTTCAGTTGGAACAACCTGCTGAACCGCAGTCGGCACACAGACACTCCCAGCTATTTCAACG GAGTGAAAATCCAGATCCAATTGCTAAGTGGAGAAAATCTACACATCAGGGATTTCCACAGGACAAAGGTGGGAGACATTGCCACTGGGATAAGCAGCCAG ATACCAGTCCCTGCTTTCAGTCTGGTTACTAAAGAAGGCCAGCCAGTTCACTACGACATGGAGGTCCCCGACTCTGGTATTGAGCTGCAGTGCACCCTTGCCCCTGACTGCAGCGTCAGCTGGACATGGCGAGTCAAACACGGTCAGCTGGAGAACAGGCCATGA